A stretch of DNA from Aurantiacibacter atlanticus:
CGTCGAAAGCGCGCCGGTACCAGGCACCGTCCCAGGCGACCGCTTCTGCACTGCGCCGCATTTCGGCGGCGTGGTTCATCCATTCTTCTGCTTCGGCTTCCCGGCCACTCTTGCGGCACAGGCCCGCGAATCTTTCGGATGTCACAACGATGAACCACGCCAGCCAAACGCTCTCACCCTGGCCGCGCGCACCCAAGCGATCCATTCCGTCATTCCAGTCGCCCGAACCGATCAGCGGAAGCCCGTGTGCTCCGACTCTTGACGCGCGTTCCAATGACCGCTCGCAGTGATCGAAAAGCGAGCTTGTCCATTCGGTCGTTTCGAACTGCCCATATCGGCTATGCTCGTCAGCGGCGAGTTCGTCTGCATCGAGAAACGGCACTTCCTCCTTGAGAATGGCAACATCGCCGGTCGCCTCGACATAGCCAGCGACAACATAGGGGAGCCAGAGCAGATCATCGGAGAACCGCGTGCGCACGCCCCGGTCCGATGGCGGATGCCACCAGTGCAGCACATCGCCCTCGACGAACTGGTGGCGTGCACTCTCCAGAATATGGCTGCGCGCAAGCTCGGGAGCCGTATCCAGCAGCGCCAGCACGTCCTGGAGCTGGTCGCGAAAACCATAGGCGCCGCTAGACTGGTAAAAGCCCGAGCGGGCTAAAAATCGCGATGACAGCGTCTGGTACAAGAGCCAGCGATTGACCATCAGGTCGAAAGCAGGGTCCGGTGTCGAGACTTGGATCGCCCCAAAAACGTCATCCCAGCGCTCTCGGAGCGCTGTGCGCGCCACCTCGACGGCTTGCACCTCACGCCAGTGCCGTGCCAGACTTATTGCTGCTTCCTTGTCGGATCCTTGCCCGAGAACGAAGATTAGCTCTTCCGTTGCGCCGGGCGCAAGATCCAGATGGACCTGGTAGGCCCCGCAGGTATCACCGCCTGTGCATATACGGTCCGACAATCCCCAGCGCCGAAGCGCTTCGGGTTCTGATTGGTCGCCGCGCTTACCGATGAACTCGCTACGGTCGGTGGTAAACCCGTGTGGCGAGCGGCTCGAGGCGAGAAAGGCCACCCGGCCAGAAAAGTCGTCGTTCCAGTGGCTTGTCGCCATAATGACATGGTATTCATCATCATAGTCGCAGACGATGTGCGGCCGTGAAATGCTGGGAAGAGAGCCGAGCAGCCATTCGGCAAAATAGGTCGCGGTAATGCGGCGATGACGGCTTTCGAGATTCTCGACGCGAAGCTGAATGATCTTTACCGGGGCATCAGGGGGAACGAAGATCTTTACCTTTTGGCCAAGACCGGCGGACCGTTTTGTCCAAGTCGAGTACCCCGTTCCATGCCTTATCTCGCATGGCGCCGCCTGACCGGCCGGAGCTGGCGTTATCGTCCAGACTTCGCCGGTTTCCTCATCGCGCAGATAGAGCGATTCAGAGGGGCGGTCGCTGACCGGATCATTCGACCAGGTCGTCAGCCGGTTCTCACCGCTGTTGATCGACCAGGTAAATCCCCCGCCGGCCTCGCTTACAAGAGTCCCAAATTCGCGATTGGCGAGGATGTTGCACCACGGGGAGGGGGTGGATTCGCCCGGCCCCAGATAGATGACATATTCCGCCCAGTCAGGAGAAAACCCGCCCACACCATTGTCGAAGTGCAAGCCAGTTGGACGACTAAGCGGCTCCGTTGGAGAGTGCCGGGCTGCTCTTGCGGCGCTAAAGAGTGGCAGCTGACGTGGCTGCCGCGGCGCGTCGGCCAACTGGGTGGTGAGGCTTCCCTTCGCGTCATCGAGGATAAGCAGTGCGGTGCTCTCCAGAAGGCGCACCTGATCCGCGCCGATCTGATCGGCAAATACGACGTGCACGCCGGCCTTGTGGCCGAGCAGCTCGGACATGTCTGCGCGCTGCAGTGAGGCTCGCAACTGTTCGAGCACCGGTTCGACATAGCTGGAACCTGCGACCTGAAGGATCACCAGGTCCACCTGCAACCCCTGCCGCCGCCACCACCGATGGGCGGCAAGCAACCGGTCGAGAAGCGCGCTCGGCTCGCCGGCAGAGCGCAGCAGGAGAATGGGGTGGTCGCCCGACAGACCCATACCCCATAGCCCCGACTGTCCGAGCCTATTCGACGCCGCAGCTGATCGCTGTGGCGTATCAGAGCCGACCGGGTAGACGAGCTTTGAGGTGACCTGCTGTAAGCCAGGCAGATCACCTGGATTGATGCCAAAATCTGCAATAATGCGGGCATTGTCGCTGGCTGTATCATGCATTGCCCACTCGACGGCATCGAGGGTCGCGTGGCGTTCTGCCAGCTCGACTGCGGTGTCCCGGACTGCTGCGGCGATGGTTAGAAAACAGATTTCCCTCGTCTCAAAAGGCTCAAGGACAATCTCGCGCTGGAGCGCCATTATAGGATCCAGAGTCCAGCCCTGCGTATCGGAAAGCGGAGATTTCGCCCCGGGCGGAGAGCGAAGACTTCCGTTTCTCCCGACAAACTTTCTGCGATCCGTTTCGAACCCGGCGCCGCGAATTGGACCATCTTCATCGATCGCTGCATGAAGCAATACGGGCGGTGTCTCATGCGCGCCGCGCGCGCGACGTTGGAACAGGAGACCACCCAACGCAGGAATGTGTTCGCTGCTCACAAACAGCTTGCTGAAGGCAGGGTGGCGTTCATCTTCCAGGGGATCGCCGAGCACGACTTCTGCATAGCTGGTTACCCGCAGGGTTCGCGTGCGCGGCATTTCGTTGATGAGACGCAACCGCCGAACCTCGATATCGCTGCCCGCCAGCACGCCAATCTCGAGGCGCGAGGCAACGCCATGATCTCGTCTGTGATACTCCGCCATATGCGCGTGGCAGGTGACCCGATATTCCTGCGGTTCCAAGGCGGTTGGTTGCAGTGTTGCCGACCACAGCTCTCCGTCTTCCTCATCGGCAATGTAAATCCACGACCCATCGGCATCGCGCGTGGCGTCGGAAGCAAAGCGTGTCAGCGCCCGGTGATGCCAACGCAGCGTGCCGCTGCCCGAATCCGAGTTCCAGGCGGAGAGTGGGCCGTTCCCCAGAAGAAGCATTTGCGGCACAGATGCGTCGGGTCTCGGCTGCCACGATGCCGGCAAGCGCACCGGCGCGCCCCGGACCGTTGGCGCACTGCGATCGGCAAGGCGTTCGATTTCCGGGGGAATCTCCTTCGGAACACGCTCGCTCAGCAACAGGAGCGTCGAGCGCATGCGCGCATCCTGTGTGAAACGGCGGACCAGGATGTCCGACGATAGCGCGTTGACAATTGCTGATAGCAGCATCCCCTGGTGATGCGCCATATAGGCGTTGACAGCGTTGGATCCGTTTGCCTCGGACCGCTCGCGGGTGAAGTCCAGCGCTTCGATTACGCCATAGCGTCCCTCGGCGCCTTCCTCTGCCAGGCGAATAAGGTTTTGGGTCGCCCGTTTCGGATAGATGGCCAATGCCAGCGCGGCGGCATAGGGCGCGACCACCATGTCTTCGGCAAGTCCGCGCTTGAACCCTAGCTCGGGTACGCCGAACCCCTGATATCTGTAGCGATGTTCCGGATCGCGTGCGGCATATGCCGATTCGGAGATGCCCCATGGGACACGATGTTTGATACCGTATTGCCGCTGCACTTCGACCGCAATGCGCTCGGTCTCACCCAGCAGCGTATCGGCGTCCGGCTTCAGCAGCAGGCGCGGCATCAGATATTCGAACATCGAGCCATTCCACGACACAAGAACAGTGCCGCTACCAACGCGTCTGAGCGGACGACCCAGATGAAACCAATGCTCTGGAGGCACGTCGCCTTGTGCGATCGCAAAGAAACTCGCCAAACGCGCCTCGGAAGCCAGCAGGTCATAGTAATGCGGATCTGGCCGGCCCGAGCTGACGTTGATACCGATACGCAACAAGCGCCGCTGCTTGTCATAGAGCGGGCCGAATGCCATCGCATCGGCATAACCGCGTGCCTTGTCGGCAAGCTCCAGCAATTCCGGCGCGGCCCTGCGCCCATTCTTGATGTCGCGACACATGGAGCGCGCCTGGTACAGCAGCCGGTCGGCGAACAGTTGCAGATCTCCAACATGAGTTGGGACCGCAGACCCGTTTTGTCCGGCACTCGGGCCGAGCGCGGCTTCCAGATCGGGGATCAATGTTTCGCAGAACTTTTCGAGGTCGCCTCCCCAGTGGTCAGGATTGTTCACGATCTCCTCTAGCCGGCCTCTGAGCGCTCCGCTCCAAGACACCAGTGTCGGATTGTCCGAAGCATCAGTAATGTCGTCTATCACGCCGATGACATCACCGAGGCCCGTCCAGCGCTGTTGCTCGATACCCTCGCTGTTGTGCGCCTCCCGCAGCGCTGATGCGTAGCTCACAAACGCCGCCGCGAGGTTGCCACTGTCGACTGTCGAGACATAACGCGGCTCGAGCGGTGCCAATGTGCGCGTGTGGTACCAGTTGTAGAAATGACCGCGATAACGTTCGAGGCGGTCAAGCGTGGCGAAGAGATTGGCTGTCCGGGCGGCGAGTTCTGCCCGACCGATATATCCCAAATCCCATGCCGCCGCCGTCGACAAAAGGAGCATGCCGATATTTGTCGGCGATGTCCGCTTGGCGATTTCCTCGTGCGGCGCGCCCTGGTAGTTATCGGGAGGCAGCCAATTGTCTTCGGGCCCGGCAAATGTCTCAAAGAAAAGCCATGACTTTCGTGCCAGTTTCCGAAGAAACTGGCTCTCATGGGCAGCGAGTGGCTCTATTGTCTCTTCGCGTTGCCGAGCCATTGCTAGCGTGATCTCAGGCGCAACGATCCACAAGACGAGAAGCGGGAGAGCTGCAACAAGGGCAGCGGGTTCAAACCAAGCCAGTGCGAGAACCAGCACCGATGTGATCGCCGGCCCGGCCCACATTTTGCGCCAGACACCGCTTCGTCCCTGATTGGCGCGGAAGTGCGCGGCGGAATGCGCCGCACTTGTCCATTCGAGCAACTTCCTACGGCTAACCAGGACCCGCCAAAGGGTGAGCCCGATCGCATGAGCTGACACAAGGGCGTCGTTGAGGAGGTAGACGAGCGCGAGAAACCAGCGTCCTGCCTGGTCGCGCAGCTGCGGCACGAGGCTTCGGGACGACCCGCGCCGTCGGCCTTGCGCGAGACCAGACAAGATGTCCGTGAACAGCTGGCCGGCCGGCATGAAGAATGCGAGCAGGCTCCAGAACCACGCCTGGCCCGGCAGGACCAACCAACCCGACACCGCCAGCAACACCGTGGTTGGCGCAACAAGGCTGCGCCGCAGATTGTCGACGATCTTCCAGCGCTCGATGCCGCGGATGGGGTTTCGGCTCCGAACCCCGGCGGAGCCTTGCACCTTGCGCGCGAGCCACGGCAAGAGCTGCCAGTCTCCCCGGATCCAGCGGTGGGCGCGGCGCGCATATTCGAGGTAGCTGCCAGGGAAACGCTCAAACAGAACTATGTCGCTCGCCAATCCGGCGCGCCCATGTGCCCCTTCAAACAGATCGTGGCTGAGGATCGTGTTTTCCGGAACCCGTCCAGTCAGGCTCCGGTGGAAGGCGTTGAGATCGTAAATACCTTTGCCGACAAATATTCCGGCACCGAACAGGTCCTGATAGACGTTGGAGACAGCGCGGCTGTAGATATCGATGGATGTGTCGCCGGCGAACAAACGTGCAAAGAGGGTGCGAGAACCGCTTTCGGGAGAAATTTCCACCCTGGGCTGAATGATCGTGTAACCAGCCCGCAGCTGCCCCGTAGCAGGATCGAAATCCGGCTGGTTCAACGGGTGGGCAAGGGTGCCGACGAGCTTCTTTACCACGTCTGTGGGCAATGTCGTATCTGCGTCGAGAGTAACCACAAAGCGCGTGGTCCGTGGCAGTTCGTGCGTGCCGACGTGCCGGTGAAACGCTGAGCCGTCACCCTGGATGAGCATCCGGTTCAGCTGCTCGAGCTTGCCGCGTTTGCGTTCCCAGGCCAGCCAGCAGCCCTGTTCGGGGCTGAACTGCCGTGGCCGCAAGAGCAGGTGAAAGGGTCCATATTTCTTGTCGCCATAGCGCGCATTCAGCGCCTCGATCTCGCTCTCGAGGGCTTGTTCGATCTTCTCGTCTGCGGGTGTTCTCTCGCACGGCGCATCGGCGAGATCGGCCAAGAGGGCAATCTCCAGCGACGGATCGCGATTGGAGAGCCAGTGGTTCTCCAGCTTTTCAACCAACGGCGGTATTTCTTCTATCCCGGCAAGCACCACGGGAACGGCAACCAGAGTCTGGCAATCTGGCGGCAAGCCACTGCGGCAATCGAGCTTGAAGAGGACGCGCGGCGGAAGAGCGCGCGTAATTGCCCAATGCAATAGGGTTATCGCGAGAACCGAAGCCGGGACGAGCGACAGCGATAACCCCGCCAACCATCCCAGCAGATCCGCGCCGATGGCGCGCAAGTAGATTGCCGGCAGCAGAAGGGCTCCCGCCAAAAGCGCGAACAGCAATGTGAAATAGACCAAGCTTGCATGCTCGAGAACCCATCCGCGAAGCTTGACGGTTGTTGGCACGATCGTCTCAATTTGGCCCTCGAGGATGCGCCGCCCTTCGCCCACGAGCCAGTATCCCACATGACCCGTGCGTTCGTGGCTCGCAGAAGTCCGGCTTGCCTCAACCGCGCGCTCGGCAATTTCTGTTTCCGACGTTCGGCTATATTGGGCCAGCTCCTCGACCGCGCGCCGATATCGGTCGCGGCTATCGAAATCCATCCGCGCGTAGAAGCCGGACGGGTCGCCGGACAAGATCTGTTCCACCGAGCTGACGCTGTCGAAGAAATCCTCCCAGGAAATCGCGTCGACGATGCCGAGGTTCGCAATCGCGCGAGCAACACGCTCATTCTCTTCGAGCCCGTGCGTCTCCTGCGCCCAGGGTGTCGTGTGAACCGGCGGCTCGAGATGGTCGCAAAGAAGCATGGACAGCGTTTCGACGAGGATCTCGATACAGGCTATGCGGAGCATGGTGGGGAATGCCCACAGTTCGCCGATCCTCAAGGGAGCCTCTTGCTGATAGGCAATCATAAACTGGCTCAAGGCGGGCGCCGATATCTGCATCCGGCTGAGCTCGAGGCAGCGATGGGCAAGGACGAATATGCGCGGGAGATTTTCTGGCGTCCCCTCGCTGAGCGCTGGCAGTTTGCGGTAGAAACCTGCCGGCAAATCCTGCTTGATCTGTCTGAGTGCGCGGTGAACGATGTAGTCATTGTCCAGCAGCCACTCGGCAGCTTTTCCCGCCTCCGCGTCGGCCTTGCTGCACGCAAGACATGCCGCCCGCAGCCAGTCCAGGATTGCGTCAATGCTACCTCGCACGGGAATGTCGCGGGCAGTGAGACCAGAGATAGTGTCGGTTCGCGCGAACAGCGCGGCTGCATGATCCAGCGCCGAGGAATCGGTGTCTATATCAGCCATCAGCCGGCAGATTCAGCACCTGGGGCGCGGTCCCGAAACATCGGGACGGTTTGCTCATCGTCGGGCGACGCAATGCGCAGATCCGGCCTTACGATGAACACAGGGCAGGCGGAGTTCTTTGCCAGAAAGGCGGTAACACTGCCATAGGGTACACTCCGCAGATTGGTACGACCGTGCGAGGAGACGACGATCAGATCTGCGCCGAGACGCGCTGCGATCACACTCAACCGTTCCTGCGGGCCGGGATCGCTCTCAAGGCAAAGGCGCGCATCGATACCCTGGCGCACCAAACGCGATTTCCATGTTTCCAGATAGCCGCGATCGACTGCTCCGGTTCGCGATGCGCTGTTTCTATCCCAGTGTTCGGCGACAGCTTGCGCCGTGCTGGAGCCTCCCGATGACAATGCGTCCGGATGCTGCGCGATGTGAGCCAATGTGACCTGCGAATTCCGGGCCTTCGCCAACCGTGCCACGATCGGCAAGACACTTTCGGAGTTGGGTGAGCCGTCGAGCGGGACCAGGATTTTTCCATATTCGGGCAAACATTCTCGCCCGTTTCGAGGTGGCAGCAGAAGGACCGACGCCGCTCCACGCTCGAGCACAGCTTGAGCTGTTCGGCCCAGGTCGACGCGGCTTCCCACGCCGCTGTGCTTAGAGAGGACGAGCACCGATCCGTGATGATCTTTGGCCCAATCGTTCAAACGTTCGTGAGCGATTCCCGGAAGGACGACGGCCTTGGCCGCAGATCCCTGCTCCCCGTCGTATCCTGGCAATTCCTCCAGACCTCCGCGGCATTCGGCCAAGCGCAGATTCCACTCAAGCGGATCTGCAGGGAATGCCCCATGGGGAGCGATTTCAAGTATTTGGGCGAAGGCAAGCTCTAGACCAAAGACCTGTGCGATTGCCCGCGCGTGCAAGGCGACCTGACGACGATTTTCGTCCTCACCAAGACATGCAAGCACCTGTGCTTCCTGTCTAAGAGAAGTAGAGGCTTCGCCTTGCGAAGGGACGCGCGGACCCAGGAGCGGTCCGACCGGAGGTTTCAGCGCCATGGCATTGCTGTGCGTCATCATCTTCGTTTCCCACTGGTGACCATACGGCACGCGCCCGAGGATGGATTGT
This window harbors:
- a CDS encoding GH36-type glycosyl hydrolase domain-containing protein: MADIDTDSSALDHAAALFARTDTISGLTARDIPVRGSIDAILDWLRAACLACSKADAEAGKAAEWLLDNDYIVHRALRQIKQDLPAGFYRKLPALSEGTPENLPRIFVLAHRCLELSRMQISAPALSQFMIAYQQEAPLRIGELWAFPTMLRIACIEILVETLSMLLCDHLEPPVHTTPWAQETHGLEENERVARAIANLGIVDAISWEDFFDSVSSVEQILSGDPSGFYARMDFDSRDRYRRAVEELAQYSRTSETEIAERAVEASRTSASHERTGHVGYWLVGEGRRILEGQIETIVPTTVKLRGWVLEHASLVYFTLLFALLAGALLLPAIYLRAIGADLLGWLAGLSLSLVPASVLAITLLHWAITRALPPRVLFKLDCRSGLPPDCQTLVAVPVVLAGIEEIPPLVEKLENHWLSNRDPSLEIALLADLADAPCERTPADEKIEQALESEIEALNARYGDKKYGPFHLLLRPRQFSPEQGCWLAWERKRGKLEQLNRMLIQGDGSAFHRHVGTHELPRTTRFVVTLDADTTLPTDVVKKLVGTLAHPLNQPDFDPATGQLRAGYTIIQPRVEISPESGSRTLFARLFAGDTSIDIYSRAVSNVYQDLFGAGIFVGKGIYDLNAFHRSLTGRVPENTILSHDLFEGAHGRAGLASDIVLFERFPGSYLEYARRAHRWIRGDWQLLPWLARKVQGSAGVRSRNPIRGIERWKIVDNLRRSLVAPTTVLLAVSGWLVLPGQAWFWSLLAFFMPAGQLFTDILSGLAQGRRRGSSRSLVPQLRDQAGRWFLALVYLLNDALVSAHAIGLTLWRVLVSRRKLLEWTSAAHSAAHFRANQGRSGVWRKMWAGPAITSVLVLALAWFEPAALVAALPLLVLWIVAPEITLAMARQREETIEPLAAHESQFLRKLARKSWLFFETFAGPEDNWLPPDNYQGAPHEEIAKRTSPTNIGMLLLSTAAAWDLGYIGRAELAARTANLFATLDRLERYRGHFYNWYHTRTLAPLEPRYVSTVDSGNLAAAFVSYASALREAHNSEGIEQQRWTGLGDVIGVIDDITDASDNPTLVSWSGALRGRLEEIVNNPDHWGGDLEKFCETLIPDLEAALGPSAGQNGSAVPTHVGDLQLFADRLLYQARSMCRDIKNGRRAAPELLELADKARGYADAMAFGPLYDKQRRLLRIGINVSSGRPDPHYYDLLASEARLASFFAIAQGDVPPEHWFHLGRPLRRVGSGTVLVSWNGSMFEYLMPRLLLKPDADTLLGETERIAVEVQRQYGIKHRVPWGISESAYAARDPEHRYRYQGFGVPELGFKRGLAEDMVVAPYAAALALAIYPKRATQNLIRLAEEGAEGRYGVIEALDFTRERSEANGSNAVNAYMAHHQGMLLSAIVNALSSDILVRRFTQDARMRSTLLLLSERVPKEIPPEIERLADRSAPTVRGAPVRLPASWQPRPDASVPQMLLLGNGPLSAWNSDSGSGTLRWHHRALTRFASDATRDADGSWIYIADEEDGELWSATLQPTALEPQEYRVTCHAHMAEYHRRDHGVASRLEIGVLAGSDIEVRRLRLINEMPRTRTLRVTSYAEVVLGDPLEDERHPAFSKLFVSSEHIPALGGLLFQRRARGAHETPPVLLHAAIDEDGPIRGAGFETDRRKFVGRNGSLRSPPGAKSPLSDTQGWTLDPIMALQREIVLEPFETREICFLTIAAAVRDTAVELAERHATLDAVEWAMHDTASDNARIIADFGINPGDLPGLQQVTSKLVYPVGSDTPQRSAAASNRLGQSGLWGMGLSGDHPILLLRSAGEPSALLDRLLAAHRWWRRQGLQVDLVILQVAGSSYVEPVLEQLRASLQRADMSELLGHKAGVHVVFADQIGADQVRLLESTALLILDDAKGSLTTQLADAPRQPRQLPLFSAARAARHSPTEPLSRPTGLHFDNGVGGFSPDWAEYVIYLGPGESTPSPWCNILANREFGTLVSEAGGGFTWSINSGENRLTTWSNDPVSDRPSESLYLRDEETGEVWTITPAPAGQAAPCEIRHGTGYSTWTKRSAGLGQKVKIFVPPDAPVKIIQLRVENLESRHRRITATYFAEWLLGSLPSISRPHIVCDYDDEYHVIMATSHWNDDFSGRVAFLASSRSPHGFTTDRSEFIGKRGDQSEPEALRRWGLSDRICTGGDTCGAYQVHLDLAPGATEELIFVLGQGSDKEAAISLARHWREVQAVEVARTALRERWDDVFGAIQVSTPDPAFDLMVNRWLLYQTLSSRFLARSGFYQSSGAYGFRDQLQDVLALLDTAPELARSHILESARHQFVEGDVLHWWHPPSDRGVRTRFSDDLLWLPYVVAGYVEATGDVAILKEEVPFLDADELAADEHSRYGQFETTEWTSSLFDHCERSLERASRVGAHGLPLIGSGDWNDGMDRLGARGQGESVWLAWFIVVTSERFAGLCRKSGREAEAEEWMNHAAEMRRSAEAVAWDGAWYRRAFDDDGRPVGSAANDECQIDSIAQSWAAFASADGARVSEALQSAWDLLVSQEDGLARLLWPAFDKGLLDPGYIKAYPPGVRENGGQYSHAAAWLAMAFSEQGDPEKAFAIFDMINPVGRSDDAAKAWHYRLEPYSVAGDISSGASHSAEGGWSGYTGAAGWAWQLATRNILGLRQSHETLTVRPCIPPSWGGFRARIRANGGTIDLTVDDPQGLGCGSVHLTVNGRPHPGNTIALPADGEQVEVVALIVER
- a CDS encoding universal stress protein, which translates into the protein MMTHSNAMALKPPVGPLLGPRVPSQGEASTSLRQEAQVLACLGEDENRRQVALHARAIAQVFGLELAFAQILEIAPHGAFPADPLEWNLRLAECRGGLEELPGYDGEQGSAAKAVVLPGIAHERLNDWAKDHHGSVLVLSKHSGVGSRVDLGRTAQAVLERGAASVLLLPPRNGRECLPEYGKILVPLDGSPNSESVLPIVARLAKARNSQVTLAHIAQHPDALSSGGSSTAQAVAEHWDRNSASRTGAVDRGYLETWKSRLVRQGIDARLCLESDPGPQERLSVIAARLGADLIVVSSHGRTNLRSVPYGSVTAFLAKNSACPVFIVRPDLRIASPDDEQTVPMFRDRAPGAESAG